Proteins encoded by one window of Rhizophagus irregularis chromosome 31, complete sequence:
- a CDS encoding uncharacterized protein (SECRETED:cutsite_TQS-SP; SECRETED:prob_0.8358); SECRETED:SignalP(1-23) — translation MKLLNILLIFSLYLFALFYNTQSSPTYLGISKISKRTNANVVNDLGINPDPKNGGISKIFDSKTLIDPNKVHELSVKP, via the coding sequence atgaAACTCTTAAACATCCTCCTTATCTTTTCACTCtatttatttgcattattCTATAATACTCAATCATCTCCAACTTATCTTGGTATTAGTAAGATTTCGAAACGTACTAACGCTAATGTTGTCAACGATCTTGGTATTAATCCTGATCCTAAAAATGGTGGCATCTCTAAAATTTTCGATTCAAAAACATTAATTGATCCTAATAAAGTTCACGAACTTTCCGTGAAACCTTGA
- a CDS encoding uncharacterized protein (SECRETED:cutsite_GLA-LP; SECRETED:prob_0.5996); SECRETED:SignalP(1-19) — MKVTLFITTFLAAASLGLALPQSPPTPSNVTAHSTSKGLPQIEQILADVPGGVLGDLSQKCQSALLGLVTDPKFLKCIPIASLVPLLPLVTDPSIIKNFIADPVKNFPPLETPLQAFSTAFCPVPKCSDPDVAGAIKIIQDGCKEDLDKKNQFIVMVFDAAVFYSPIHDIMCFQFDKAFCWDESILTVIKLPPSPIKVTGDKLLDAVAVSDPSAVCTKCNKAIVNTFLNFITAKESDLARQILASFGIDQAKLDQLRTFVAVKCGINFEDGKIPK, encoded by the coding sequence ATGAAAGTAACACTCTTTATTACAACCTTCCTTGCTGCAGCGAGCTTAGGATTGGCTCTTCCACAAAGTCCTCCTACACCATCTAATGTGACTGCACATTCGACTTCAAAAGGTTTACCTCAAATTGAACAAATTCTTGCTGATGTTCCTGGTGGCGTTTTAGGAGATCTCTCGCAAAAATGTCAATCTGCTCTACTTGGTCTTGTCACTGATCCAAAATTTCTTAAGTGTATACCGATAGCATCATTAGTACCTCTTTTACCACTTGTAACCGATCCCtccattataaaaaattttatagccGATCCAGTTAAGAATTTTCCTCCTCTTGAGACACCGTTACAAGCTTTTTCAACAGCATTTTGTCCCGTTCCTAAGTGTAGTGATCCAGATGTTGCGGGtgctattaaaattattcaagatGGATGCAAAGAAGATTTAGATAAAAAGAATCAATTTATTGTAATGGTATTTGATGCTGCCGTATTTTATTCTCCAATTCATGATATCATGTGCTTCCAATTTGATAAAGCTTTCTGCTGGGATGAAAGCATACTTACGGTCATAAAATTACCACCATCGCCAATTAAAGTTACTGGTGATAAACTTCTCGATGCAGTTGCAGTTTCTGATCCCTCCGCAGTTTGTACCAAATGTAACAAGGCTATAGTCAACACTTTCCTTAATTTTATAACTGCGAAAGAAAGTGATCTTGCTCGACAAATTTTGGCATCATTCGGTATTGATCAAGCTAAATTGGATCAGCTTAGAACGTTTGTTGCTGTAAAATGTGGTATTAATTTTGAGGATGGTAAAATTcctaaatga